In one Nocardia tengchongensis genomic region, the following are encoded:
- a CDS encoding thioesterase family protein: MVFSVPITVRGYELDINGHLNQAVYLQYAEHARWELLQAAGLPGDKMVAAGIGPVVLEQTIKYQRELHLGDEVTVSCEFEFTGGKIFRMRQQIVKLDGTVSAEIVAVSGLLDLTARKLIADPGAALRAAADSPDVLGL, from the coding sequence ATGGTCTTCTCTGTTCCGATCACCGTGCGCGGCTACGAGCTCGACATCAACGGGCATCTCAATCAGGCCGTCTATCTGCAGTACGCCGAGCACGCCCGTTGGGAGCTGTTGCAGGCGGCGGGGCTGCCCGGCGACAAGATGGTGGCCGCCGGCATCGGTCCGGTGGTGCTGGAACAGACCATCAAGTACCAGCGCGAATTGCATCTCGGTGACGAGGTCACGGTGAGCTGCGAGTTCGAGTTCACCGGCGGCAAGATCTTCCGGATGCGCCAGCAGATCGTGAAACTCGACGGGACCGTGTCGGCGGAGATCGTCGCCGTGTCCGGCCTGCTCGATCTGACCGCCCGCAAACTGATTGCGGATCCCGGTGCGGCACTGCGGGCCGCGGCCGACTCGCCCGACGTGCTGGGCCTCTGA
- a CDS encoding helix-turn-helix domain-containing protein, translating to MSDRPAQGKAVLGKGTRVTGKSRDRLQSQLKKQYEAGASIRSLARETGRSYGFIHNVLVESHVQLRSRGGANRRKAGKAVSK from the coding sequence ATGAGTGACAGGCCCGCACAGGGTAAAGCCGTATTGGGTAAAGGCACGCGCGTCACCGGGAAATCCCGCGATCGCTTGCAATCCCAGCTCAAGAAGCAGTACGAGGCCGGAGCCAGTATCCGGTCACTAGCCCGGGAGACCGGGCGGTCGTACGGCTTCATTCACAACGTGCTCGTGGAGTCGCATGTGCAACTCCGCAGCCGAGGCGGTGCCAACCGCCGTAAAGCCGGCAAGGCCGTCAGCAAGTAG
- a CDS encoding CdaR family transcriptional regulator, whose amino-acid sequence MTVGSAERHGLTMSGKPMSSPLRDVWTLSRQMVGHFVEKVVPCGTLPGDAIHGDITTITRVCLQLAVSMLDGTDIPAKTGRLQEAAAQWAREGVPIDTVHHAIHEGFKIGVDLVVSTGTRKYLDTEDGAMLMLTKADYLNLIGGTKLVVEMLDQMTSIVSMAYLRELRAVVGEHHTAVHTLTSALLGGYSTSTMARECGIEIADRYSVLALSIPAHPEERDPTLDGKVVARRKLRRVQAELATLCGDQALSLLSVDGGTILIPEAAAPAAELDQLVTQLSRAARVPIMAAVVASGPEQVPAAADQAHELLDMVQRLRCVRGLYRFDDLALEFQLTRPGPGREFLGSLLDPLDAQPELLETLRRHIANNLNRQRTARELHVHTNTVDYRLKRINQLTGFDPTETSGLWYLRSALVARTYRAPGEGLPAAAPGPR is encoded by the coding sequence ATGACTGTAGGTAGCGCCGAACGGCACGGTCTGACGATGTCGGGCAAGCCGATGTCCTCGCCGTTGCGGGACGTGTGGACGCTCTCCCGCCAGATGGTCGGCCATTTCGTCGAGAAGGTGGTGCCGTGCGGGACGCTGCCGGGCGATGCCATCCACGGTGACATCACCACGATCACCCGGGTCTGTCTGCAGCTGGCGGTGAGCATGCTCGACGGCACCGACATCCCGGCGAAGACCGGCCGGCTGCAGGAGGCCGCGGCACAGTGGGCGCGGGAGGGCGTTCCCATCGACACCGTGCACCACGCCATCCACGAGGGGTTCAAGATCGGGGTCGATCTCGTCGTGTCCACCGGGACGCGCAAGTACCTCGACACCGAGGACGGCGCGATGCTCATGCTCACCAAGGCCGACTACCTGAACCTGATCGGGGGCACGAAGCTCGTCGTCGAGATGCTCGATCAGATGACCTCGATCGTGTCCATGGCCTACCTGCGCGAACTGCGTGCGGTGGTCGGCGAGCACCACACCGCGGTGCACACCCTCACCTCGGCCTTGCTCGGCGGGTATTCCACCTCCACCATGGCCCGCGAGTGCGGCATCGAGATCGCCGACCGGTATTCCGTTCTGGCGCTGTCGATTCCCGCGCACCCCGAAGAACGCGACCCCACCCTCGACGGCAAGGTGGTCGCGCGCCGCAAGCTGCGCCGCGTGCAGGCCGAACTGGCCACGCTGTGCGGCGATCAGGCCCTGTCGCTGCTCAGTGTCGACGGCGGCACGATCCTGATCCCGGAGGCCGCCGCACCCGCGGCCGAACTGGACCAGCTGGTCACGCAACTGTCCCGGGCGGCCCGGGTGCCGATCATGGCCGCTGTCGTCGCCTCCGGGCCGGAGCAGGTGCCCGCCGCCGCGGACCAGGCCCATGAGCTGCTCGACATGGTGCAGCGACTGCGATGCGTGCGCGGGCTGTACCGCTTCGACGATCTGGCCCTGGAATTCCAGTTGACCCGGCCGGGTCCCGGACGGGAATTCCTCGGTTCCCTGCTCGATCCGCTCGACGCGCAGCCCGAACTGCTCGAGACCCTGCGGCGGCACATCGCGAACAATCTCAACCGTCAGCGCACCGCGCGGGAGTTACACGTGCATACCAACACCGTCGACTACCGGCTCAAACGCATCAACCAGCTGACCGGTTTCGACCCCACCGAGACCTCCGGTCTGTGGTACCTGCGATCGGCGCTGGTCGCCCGCACGTACCGGGCTCCCGGCGAGGGACTCCCGGCCGCCGCGCCCGGTCCGCGCTGA
- a CDS encoding alpha/beta hydrolase family protein: MHTVIRSRIVRGADDGAPAPTLYLLNGANGGVEGSWYDETDVADFVRDKHVNVVIPIGGAGSYFTDWEFDDPVLGRPRWTTFLTRELPPIVDAALTGNGANAIAGISMAGTSVFQLALAAPGLYRAIASYSGCVRTSDPQGQAFVRAVVARYRGNALNMWGPFGASDWAAHEAYLHADRLRGTAIYLSTGTGLPGPLDTPEGTHGDLPHLAWQLLFGAPLEAVMNTCTRALRDRLAQLGVPATVDLRSTGTHSWGYWQEDLHRSWPMLDAALGGG, from the coding sequence ATGCACACCGTCATCCGCAGCCGCATCGTGCGCGGGGCTGACGACGGCGCCCCGGCGCCCACCCTCTATCTCCTCAACGGTGCGAACGGGGGAGTGGAGGGCAGCTGGTACGACGAAACCGACGTGGCGGATTTCGTTCGCGACAAACACGTGAACGTGGTGATCCCGATCGGCGGGGCCGGAAGCTATTTCACCGATTGGGAATTCGACGATCCGGTCCTGGGCCGTCCACGCTGGACCACCTTCCTCACCCGCGAACTCCCGCCGATCGTGGACGCGGCCCTGACCGGCAACGGCGCCAACGCCATCGCCGGCATCTCCATGGCCGGCACCTCCGTCTTCCAGCTCGCCCTGGCCGCGCCCGGGCTGTACCGGGCCATCGCCTCCTACAGCGGGTGCGTGCGCACCAGCGATCCGCAGGGGCAGGCCTTCGTCAGAGCGGTGGTCGCCCGCTACCGCGGCAACGCGCTCAACATGTGGGGACCGTTCGGCGCGAGCGACTGGGCCGCCCACGAAGCCTACCTGCACGCCGACCGCTTGCGCGGCACCGCGATCTACCTCTCCACCGGCACCGGCCTGCCCGGGCCGCTGGACACCCCGGAGGGCACGCACGGCGACCTCCCGCACCTGGCCTGGCAACTGCTCTTCGGCGCGCCCCTGGAAGCCGTCATGAACACCTGTACGCGTGCGCTGCGGGATCGGCTCGCCCAGCTCGGCGTGCCCGCCACCGTCGATCTGCGTTCGACCGGCACCCACTCCTGGGGGTACTGGCAGGAGGACCTGCACCGTTCGTGGCCGATGCTCGACGCGGCCCTGGGCGGCGGGTAG
- a CDS encoding glucosyl-3-phosphoglycerate synthase gives MTNRTYRTGVTWFDWPWSLPELVGRKAGRTVSVVLPALDEQATIAGVLASIRPLVGTLVDELVVIDSGSTDDTVTVAESAGATAVYAADEVLPEIPARPGKGEALWRSLAVTTGDLVVFIDSDLLAPSPLFVPSLLAPLLFHEDIELVKGYYRRPLAADPAGDPEGGGRVTQLVARPLLTALAPELGEVLQPLGGEYAATRNLLSGIPFAPGYGVDIGILLDAWQRHGPQAIAQVDLGTRIHRNRPTHELADMSRQLIATLLDRLGIRDSGIGLARYRPDRAGWHRSVGTVSLTDRPAMNTVRAVGGVAS, from the coding sequence ATGACCAATCGCACGTACCGCACCGGCGTCACCTGGTTCGACTGGCCGTGGTCGCTGCCGGAGCTGGTGGGGCGCAAGGCCGGTCGCACCGTGTCGGTGGTGCTGCCGGCCCTCGACGAACAGGCCACCATCGCCGGGGTGCTGGCGTCCATCCGCCCCCTGGTGGGCACGTTGGTGGACGAACTCGTCGTGATCGACTCCGGATCCACCGACGACACCGTCACGGTGGCCGAATCCGCCGGAGCCACAGCGGTATACGCGGCCGATGAGGTGCTGCCGGAGATCCCGGCGCGCCCGGGCAAGGGCGAGGCGCTGTGGCGATCACTGGCGGTGACCACCGGTGATCTGGTCGTCTTCATCGATTCCGACCTGCTGGCCCCCAGCCCGCTGTTCGTCCCCTCGCTGCTGGCCCCGCTGCTCTTCCACGAGGACATCGAACTGGTGAAGGGCTACTACCGGCGTCCGCTGGCGGCCGATCCGGCCGGTGATCCCGAGGGCGGCGGGCGGGTCACCCAGCTGGTTGCGCGGCCCTTGCTCACCGCGCTCGCACCCGAGCTCGGGGAGGTGCTGCAACCGCTCGGCGGGGAGTACGCCGCCACCCGGAATCTGTTGAGCGGCATCCCTTTCGCACCCGGCTACGGAGTCGACATCGGAATCCTCCTGGATGCCTGGCAGCGCCACGGCCCCCAGGCCATCGCACAGGTCGACCTCGGGACGCGGATCCACCGCAACCGCCCGACCCACGAACTCGCCGACATGAGCCGCCAACTCATCGCCACCCTGCTGGACCGGCTCGGCATCCGTGATTCGGGGATCGGCCTGGCTCGATACCGGCCCGACCGGGCGGGCTGGCATCGCAGTGTCGGAACGGTGTCGCTCACCGACCGGCCCGCCATGAACACCGTGCGCGCCGTCGGCGGAGTGGCCTCGTGA
- a CDS encoding glycosyltransferase family 39 protein, with amino-acid sequence MTVTSRQRSPVTALSPWAVRGVGAVSATAAVLLTVRSGRYGYFGDELYFRAAGRRLAPGYVDQGPLVPLLARCAEWIAPGSLVVLRIPSILGAVAGIWVCAGLARELGGGRRAQTSSAFAFAVSPFVITQAASLSTFALDAPLWSALLWIMVRWTRIRDDRLFAALAVVAVIDVQVKMLLPVLAGALAVGVMVFGPREMLRRRALWAAVAAVVATAIPSLWWQARNGWPQLAMGPVIAAEQRAATGGVAGLPLQLALLLGVAGVPLAAAGCWALARSPALRPYRFAAVGVAGPLLFVAATASRPYYVAGVFPLVIAAGAVWASDRDGPRWVATAALAAGAASAGIALAVLCLLPRPATTLRESTDTQRAMSTRMRLFGMDGWGELVSSVDAVASDVSTSTGVRPIIVTRTYWQAAALDQLGQDLPPVFSPNRGFAYFGVPPDAATVLYVGDTSAESMLRQQFSAVVPVSRLDDRLGFPGITRAVVIWRCDHPRRAWADTWPQWRTLAVNSQEWRHP; translated from the coding sequence ATGACCGTGACGTCCCGACAGAGGTCGCCGGTGACGGCGTTGTCCCCGTGGGCAGTTCGCGGTGTCGGTGCGGTGTCGGCGACGGCGGCGGTGCTGCTGACCGTCCGGTCCGGCCGCTACGGCTATTTCGGCGACGAACTGTACTTCCGCGCCGCCGGGCGCAGGCTCGCGCCCGGCTATGTCGATCAAGGTCCCTTGGTTCCGTTGCTCGCGCGCTGCGCGGAGTGGATCGCGCCGGGATCGCTGGTGGTCCTGCGTATTCCGTCGATCCTGGGCGCCGTCGCCGGGATCTGGGTGTGCGCGGGACTGGCCCGGGAACTGGGCGGTGGCCGTCGAGCGCAGACGTCGTCGGCGTTCGCCTTCGCAGTCTCACCCTTCGTGATCACGCAGGCCGCGAGCTTGTCCACGTTCGCCCTCGATGCGCCGCTCTGGTCGGCGCTGCTGTGGATCATGGTGCGCTGGACGCGGATTCGTGACGACCGGCTCTTCGCCGCGCTCGCCGTCGTGGCCGTGATCGACGTGCAGGTGAAAATGCTGTTGCCGGTGCTCGCCGGGGCATTGGCGGTGGGCGTGATGGTCTTCGGGCCGCGCGAGATGCTGCGCCGCCGCGCCCTGTGGGCGGCGGTCGCGGCGGTCGTGGCGACCGCGATCCCGAGCCTGTGGTGGCAAGCGCGCAACGGCTGGCCGCAGCTGGCCATGGGTCCGGTGATCGCGGCCGAGCAGCGCGCCGCCACCGGCGGTGTCGCCGGACTCCCGCTGCAGCTGGCCCTGCTGCTCGGGGTCGCCGGGGTGCCGCTCGCGGCGGCGGGATGCTGGGCGCTCGCGCGGTCGCCGGCGTTGCGCCCCTATCGATTCGCCGCGGTCGGCGTGGCGGGGCCGCTGCTGTTCGTGGCCGCCACCGCGTCCCGCCCCTACTACGTGGCGGGCGTCTTCCCGCTCGTGATCGCCGCCGGCGCGGTCTGGGCGAGCGACCGTGACGGCCCGAGATGGGTTGCCACGGCAGCGCTCGCGGCCGGGGCGGCATCGGCGGGCATCGCGCTCGCGGTGCTCTGCCTGCTGCCCCGCCCGGCGACGACACTGCGGGAATCCACCGACACACAGCGCGCGATGTCCACGCGGATGCGGTTGTTCGGCATGGACGGCTGGGGCGAGCTCGTGTCGTCGGTCGACGCCGTGGCGAGCGATGTCTCGACATCCACCGGCGTGCGTCCGATCATCGTCACCCGAACCTATTGGCAGGCAGCGGCGCTCGATCAGCTGGGCCAGGATCTGCCGCCGGTGTTCAGCCCGAATCGCGGATTCGCGTACTTCGGGGTGCCGCCGGACGCCGCCACGGTGCTCTACGTCGGCGACACGTCCGCGGAATCGATGCTGCGACAGCAGTTTTCCGCGGTCGTGCCGGTGTCTCGGCTCGACGACCGGCTCGGGTTCCCCGGTATCACGCGCGCGGTGGTGATCTGGCGCTGCGACCATCCCCGCCGCGCCTGGGCCGACACCTGGCCGCAGTGGCGCACCCTCGCCGTCAACTCGCAGGAATGGAGACATCCATGA
- a CDS encoding MFS transporter, translating into MTVRISGTPGDSARTAGTPGAWGVLGACLVAVFIQMLDLTIVHTAVPAVARALRADAAEQLLIVTGYGLAFACTLLTAARLGDLFGRRTVFLTAVGAFAAASLWCGIASGAAELVAARAVAGVAAAAASAQTIAIITGAFPERGRGAAFGVYGAVAGLAGLAGPLAGGALVDANALGVGWRAIFLVNVPLCALAIALGRRYVAEGPPGESPRPVTARELDLAGVLLSATGLAALVFPLTAGRELGWPPALWVLLGSSAPLLAVFVHRQRRQARAGGDPLVRPELFADRDFAIGAILMAVFYGMFTALLFTVSVTVQSGLSWSASRTGLLMLPFAIGAVAGALSSPILLSLWGARALTVGVGIFAVALGAAATVIDTTGSAVDIGALAWPVFTAGAGMGWFAAPLPSVMLRGVADRVTGSASGIVPAVQQIGSAVGVAVLGMVFFDRVSQRSYLEAITTVLWTMAGVSAGLALLTLALPRRRS; encoded by the coding sequence ATGACCGTCCGGATCTCCGGCACGCCCGGCGATTCCGCGCGCACGGCCGGAACACCGGGCGCGTGGGGCGTCCTCGGCGCCTGCCTGGTCGCGGTGTTCATACAGATGCTGGACCTGACCATCGTCCACACCGCCGTGCCCGCGGTGGCCCGGGCGTTGCGCGCCGACGCCGCGGAGCAGCTGCTGATCGTCACCGGGTACGGTCTCGCGTTCGCCTGCACCCTGCTGACCGCGGCCCGGCTCGGCGATCTGTTCGGCCGGCGCACGGTATTCCTGACCGCGGTCGGCGCCTTCGCGGCGGCGTCGCTGTGGTGCGGGATCGCCTCGGGCGCGGCCGAATTGGTGGCGGCGCGGGCCGTGGCGGGAGTGGCCGCCGCCGCGGCGTCCGCGCAGACCATCGCCATCATCACCGGCGCCTTCCCCGAGCGCGGCCGCGGGGCGGCGTTCGGCGTCTACGGCGCGGTCGCCGGACTGGCCGGGCTGGCCGGTCCGCTGGCCGGGGGAGCGCTGGTGGACGCGAACGCCCTCGGAGTGGGTTGGCGGGCAATCTTTCTGGTCAACGTGCCGCTGTGTGCTCTCGCCATCGCCTTGGGGCGCCGGTACGTGGCAGAGGGGCCGCCGGGCGAGTCGCCGCGTCCGGTGACCGCACGCGAACTCGATCTCGCGGGAGTACTGCTGTCGGCCACCGGCCTGGCGGCGCTGGTGTTCCCGCTGACCGCGGGGCGCGAGCTGGGCTGGCCGCCGGCGCTGTGGGTGCTGCTCGGATCATCGGCCCCGCTGCTGGCGGTGTTCGTTCACCGTCAGCGACGACAGGCGCGGGCCGGAGGCGATCCGCTGGTGCGACCGGAGTTGTTCGCCGACCGCGATTTCGCGATCGGAGCGATCCTGATGGCGGTCTTCTACGGCATGTTCACCGCGCTGCTGTTCACGGTGTCGGTGACCGTGCAGAGCGGGCTGAGCTGGTCGGCCTCGCGAACGGGGCTGTTGATGCTCCCCTTCGCGATCGGCGCGGTGGCCGGCGCGCTGTCGTCGCCGATCCTGCTGTCGCTGTGGGGTGCTCGGGCGCTGACCGTGGGGGTGGGGATCTTCGCGGTCGCGTTGGGGGCGGCCGCGACGGTCATCGACACCACCGGCTCAGCGGTCGATATCGGTGCGCTGGCGTGGCCGGTGTTCACCGCCGGAGCCGGGATGGGCTGGTTCGCCGCGCCGCTGCCGTCGGTCATGCTGCGCGGCGTCGCCGACCGGGTCACCGGGTCGGCCTCGGGAATCGTGCCCGCCGTGCAGCAGATCGGCAGCGCGGTCGGGGTGGCGGTGCTCGGCATGGTGTTCTTCGATCGGGTGTCGCAGCGGTCGTACCTGGAGGCGATCACCACCGTGCTGTGGACCATGGCGGGCGTGTCGGCGGGCCTGGCCCTGCTGACCCTCGCGCTGCCCAGGCGGCGGTCATGA
- a CDS encoding condensation domain-containing protein, with protein sequence MVAFGFFDDWHPEPGRLTTWTASPASRAAVLRAPVHEVGPSYQQEAYLRAVHRNADAGVRASRLCMISFDITAAPEYPALTATVNAFLRRHDTFTSWFAPAADGRIERHVADPAAIEFTATDHGEVTDIEALRDLVQTGTPGAFDWDCFSFGVIARSGSFTFYAAVDHLHTDGVAQALSCVELLLLYGNELSGGTHPLPPVAGHIDYCARERAHNAQLTPASPEVRTWLDLLRHNDGDVPSFPLELGAAPGYGRGAQVTRPLFSEPDALRFEQVCRDHGGRFLGGLFAAIALAEFELSGHTHYLGFSPANTRVLPGESASVGWYTNLIPVALTVHAEDNFTTLVTVAHEATERAKDLAAVSVHRVLELVTPELGIRTEPGWAAPMVSYVDVRKMAGADMFDAIKGGMYGSRASAGEVYLWVNRFHDVTTLSLLFPDTAQAHASVERYVKTLLGIVTAVAADGDYAVRAPAAS encoded by the coding sequence ATGGTCGCATTCGGCTTCTTCGACGACTGGCATCCGGAGCCGGGCCGGCTCACCACCTGGACGGCCTCACCCGCCTCGCGGGCGGCGGTGTTGCGGGCTCCGGTGCACGAGGTCGGGCCGTCGTATCAGCAGGAGGCCTACCTGCGCGCTGTCCATCGCAACGCCGACGCCGGTGTGCGGGCTTCACGGCTGTGCATGATCTCGTTCGACATCACGGCCGCGCCCGAGTACCCGGCCCTGACGGCCACCGTCAATGCCTTTCTGCGGCGGCACGATACGTTCACGAGCTGGTTCGCACCGGCAGCGGACGGCCGGATCGAGCGGCATGTCGCCGACCCCGCCGCCATCGAGTTCACCGCCACCGACCACGGCGAGGTCACCGATATCGAGGCCCTGCGCGACCTCGTCCAGACCGGCACGCCGGGCGCGTTCGACTGGGACTGCTTCTCCTTCGGCGTCATCGCGCGATCGGGATCGTTCACCTTCTACGCCGCGGTCGACCACCTGCACACCGACGGTGTGGCACAGGCGCTCTCGTGTGTGGAACTGCTGCTGCTCTACGGCAACGAATTGTCCGGCGGCACACACCCATTGCCCCCGGTGGCCGGGCATATCGACTACTGTGCGCGCGAGCGCGCCCACAACGCGCAGCTGACGCCCGCCTCACCCGAGGTCCGCACCTGGCTGGACCTGTTGCGGCACAACGACGGCGACGTGCCCAGCTTCCCGCTCGAGTTGGGCGCCGCGCCCGGCTACGGCCGGGGCGCGCAGGTGACAAGGCCATTGTTCAGCGAGCCCGACGCGCTCCGCTTCGAACAGGTCTGCCGCGATCACGGCGGCCGATTCCTGGGCGGACTGTTCGCGGCCATCGCCCTGGCGGAATTCGAATTGTCCGGCCACACCCACTATCTGGGCTTCAGCCCGGCCAATACCCGCGTCCTGCCCGGCGAGTCCGCATCGGTGGGCTGGTACACCAACCTGATCCCGGTGGCGCTGACCGTCCACGCCGAGGACAACTTCACCACCCTGGTCACCGTCGCGCACGAAGCCACCGAGCGGGCCAAGGACCTGGCCGCGGTGTCGGTGCACCGCGTGCTCGAACTGGTGACACCGGAGCTCGGCATCCGGACCGAGCCGGGCTGGGCCGCCCCGATGGTGTCCTACGTCGATGTCCGGAAGATGGCCGGGGCGGACATGTTCGACGCCATCAAGGGCGGCATGTACGGCAGCCGTGCCAGCGCCGGCGAGGTCTACCTGTGGGTCAACCGCTTCCACGATGTCACCACGCTGAGCCTGCTGTTCCCCGACACCGCCCAGGCCCACGCCTCGGTCGAACGGTATGTGAAGACGCTGCTCGGCATCGTCACGGCGGTGGCCGCCGACGGCGACTACGCGGTCCGGGCCCCGGCGGCGTCATGA
- a CDS encoding carotenoid oxygenase family protein has protein sequence MTTPPYLSGNYAPVTDEITAFELACTGTIPEDLNGWFVRNGPNPHDAGSPHWFFGDGMVHGVRLEGGRAVSYRNRWVRTTRFTDGAQGIDAQGNRDYTAGAANTHVVRHAGRTFALVESSFPYELTRELDTVGPYDFDGKLTTAMTAHPKTCPVTGELHFFGYNFVEPYLTYHRADAAGNLELSRVIDVPAATMHHDFALTANHVLFMDLPVVFDMPTAVAGGGMPFRWSDDYQARLGVLRRDDQHGAVRWFDIEPCYVFHTLNAHDEPGRIVLYAMRYPSMWRDTSQGFDTGATLWRWTLDLATGAVREERIDDRIAEFPRIDDRLAGLDARFGHASISEGDRGALLRYDLHTGSSSVHDFGPGRVPAEAAFAAADETPGGAGYLMAYVYDAAENRSDLVILDADDLAAAPVATIHLPRRVPHGFHGNWLPDL, from the coding sequence ATGACCACACCTCCCTATCTCAGCGGCAACTACGCACCCGTCACCGACGAGATCACCGCCTTCGAGTTGGCGTGCACCGGAACGATTCCCGAGGACCTGAACGGCTGGTTCGTCCGCAACGGGCCCAACCCGCACGACGCGGGCTCCCCGCACTGGTTCTTCGGCGACGGCATGGTGCACGGCGTCCGGCTCGAGGGCGGACGCGCGGTCTCCTACCGCAACCGGTGGGTGCGCACCACCCGGTTCACCGACGGCGCGCAGGGCATCGACGCCCAGGGAAACCGGGACTACACCGCCGGCGCGGCCAACACCCACGTCGTGCGGCACGCCGGGCGCACCTTCGCGCTGGTCGAATCCTCGTTCCCCTACGAATTGACTCGTGAGCTGGACACCGTCGGCCCCTACGACTTCGACGGCAAGCTCACCACCGCCATGACCGCGCACCCCAAGACCTGCCCGGTCACCGGGGAACTGCACTTCTTCGGCTACAACTTCGTCGAGCCGTACCTGACCTACCACCGCGCCGACGCGGCGGGCAATCTCGAACTCAGCCGCGTCATCGACGTGCCCGCGGCCACCATGCACCACGACTTCGCGCTGACCGCGAACCATGTTCTGTTCATGGATCTGCCGGTGGTCTTCGACATGCCGACCGCCGTGGCCGGTGGCGGCATGCCGTTCCGGTGGAGCGACGACTACCAGGCCCGCCTGGGCGTGCTGCGCCGCGACGACCAGCACGGCGCGGTGCGCTGGTTCGACATCGAACCCTGCTACGTCTTCCACACCCTCAACGCCCACGACGAACCGGGCCGGATCGTGCTCTACGCCATGCGGTATCCGAGCATGTGGCGCGACACCTCACAGGGCTTCGACACCGGCGCGACGCTGTGGCGCTGGACCCTGGACCTCGCCACCGGCGCGGTCCGCGAGGAGCGCATCGACGACCGGATCGCCGAATTCCCGCGCATCGACGACCGATTGGCGGGCCTGGACGCCCGTTTCGGCCACGCCTCGATCTCCGAGGGCGACCGCGGCGCGCTACTGCGCTACGACCTGCACACCGGCTCCAGCAGCGTCCACGACTTCGGCCCCGGCCGCGTGCCCGCCGAGGCAGCCTTCGCCGCGGCCGATGAAACACCCGGCGGCGCGGGCTATCTCATGGCCTACGTCTACGACGCCGCCGAAAACCGCAGCGACCTGGTCATTCTCGACGCCGACGACCTGGCCGCCGCACCCGTCGCCACCATCCACCTGCCCCGCCGGGTGCCGCACGGCTTCCACGGGAACTGGCTGCCCGACCTGTGA
- a CDS encoding PadR family transcriptional regulator: MSLRFALLGLLSDGPASGYDLLRTFKLSLANVWPATQSQMYTELTKLADAELIAVTDEGPRGRKEYTITDAGLDDLRTWLTDTTPKEVHRNEALLRVFFLGVIAPAQARAYLTEIAESADREHAQLRELEKGIDWNERDLSRYGHLALEYGARATELKRDWARWALENLPPEQD; encoded by the coding sequence ATGAGTCTCCGGTTCGCCCTCCTCGGATTGCTGTCGGACGGTCCCGCCAGCGGCTACGACCTGCTGCGGACCTTCAAGCTCTCGCTGGCCAATGTCTGGCCCGCGACGCAGAGCCAGATGTACACCGAGCTCACCAAGCTCGCCGACGCGGAACTGATCGCCGTCACCGATGAGGGACCGCGCGGCCGCAAGGAATACACCATCACCGACGCCGGCCTCGACGACCTGCGCACCTGGCTGACCGACACCACCCCGAAAGAGGTCCACCGGAACGAGGCGCTGCTGCGGGTGTTCTTCCTCGGCGTCATCGCACCCGCTCAGGCTCGCGCCTATCTGACCGAGATCGCCGAGAGCGCCGACCGCGAGCACGCGCAGCTGCGTGAGCTGGAGAAGGGCATCGACTGGAACGAACGCGACCTGTCCCGCTACGGCCATCTGGCGCTGGAGTACGGGGCGCGCGCCACCGAATTGAAGCGGGATTGGGCCCGTTGGGCGCTGGAAAACCTACCGCCGGAACAGGATTGA